From Streptomyces sp. NBC_00683, one genomic window encodes:
- a CDS encoding acyl-CoA thioesterase — MQPHTPAPTPVPVPDAFGRDLVGFLSLERIERDMFRGWCHEGARLRAFGGQVAGQALTAAGHTVEAGLRVHSLHGYFLRAGDTRSPIVYQVERLRDGRSYVSRRVTAVQRGEAIFSLSASFKLPEGTGGAGDRNLTMPQVTPPEELPDAFASVWREAPEKHDGGEFTKALSVRVAPSPGPVPEGSTQQCLWVKSAHPLPDEPMLHACGLAYASDLLLAPSAALHLELPWVLRPKASTVFLTSLDHAIWFHRPFRADEWLLVVQRSPTAGDGRGLAYGDFWSRDGRLVASVVQETVLRTARPSTS, encoded by the coding sequence GTGCAGCCTCACACCCCCGCCCCCACCCCCGTGCCCGTCCCCGACGCGTTCGGCAGGGATCTCGTGGGTTTCCTCAGCCTCGAACGCATCGAACGCGACATGTTCCGAGGCTGGTGCCATGAGGGCGCGCGTCTTCGGGCCTTCGGCGGGCAGGTCGCCGGGCAGGCCCTGACGGCTGCCGGGCACACCGTCGAGGCGGGGCTGCGCGTCCACTCCCTGCACGGATACTTCCTGCGGGCAGGCGACACCCGCAGCCCGATCGTCTACCAGGTGGAGCGGCTGCGGGACGGCCGCAGCTACGTCTCCCGGCGGGTGACGGCCGTCCAGCGCGGCGAGGCGATCTTCAGCCTCTCCGCCTCCTTCAAGCTTCCCGAGGGTACGGGCGGCGCCGGCGACCGGAATCTCACGATGCCGCAGGTCACGCCGCCCGAGGAACTGCCCGACGCGTTCGCCTCCGTATGGAGGGAAGCTCCGGAGAAGCACGATGGGGGCGAGTTCACCAAGGCCCTTTCCGTGCGCGTCGCCCCCTCTCCGGGCCCCGTGCCCGAAGGGAGCACCCAGCAGTGCCTGTGGGTGAAATCGGCACACCCCCTGCCGGACGAGCCGATGCTGCACGCCTGCGGCCTCGCCTATGCGTCGGACCTTCTCCTGGCCCCCTCTGCCGCGCTGCACCTGGAGCTTCCCTGGGTGCTGCGCCCCAAGGCGTCCACCGTGTTCCTCACGTCGCTGGACCACGCCATCTGGTTCCACCGCCCCTTCCGCGCCGACGAGTGGCTGCTCGTCGTCCAGCGCAGCCCCACCGCGGGGGACGGTCGTGGTCTTGCGTACGGCGACTTCTGGAGCCGGGACGGCCGTCTGGTCGCCTCCGTCGTCCAGGAGACGGTGCTGCGCACAGCCCGCCCGTCGACTTCCTGA
- a CDS encoding esterase/lipase family protein: MIRHRQAPHRHLRIRAFVAALVGVALAALLGPGSPAAAAADGPPLNTPVATLDAAVRCPSPFQHPDREPVLLVHGTSSTYDESWGWGYLPALRNAGYDVCGVTLPNRSMGDIQNSSEYVVHAIDRIQAATGRKVDVIGHSQGNMQIRWALKWWPGLQTKVDDAVLLANPGHGIGGGNLFCAIPCAPALHQFSLGSHFLAALNTGDETPGPVSYTNLYSYTDEAIVPVTTAPVNGARNISMQSVCPGRIVTHFGFLYDSVVYRTVVDALSHSGTAEPGRLPFGKCLDVNLPGVSVAEATAATAVAAANMSAELLSASKVWAEPSLRSYATP; this comes from the coding sequence GTGATCAGACACCGGCAGGCACCCCACCGGCACCTGCGGATTCGCGCCTTCGTCGCCGCCCTGGTGGGCGTGGCCCTCGCCGCGCTGCTCGGCCCGGGCTCGCCGGCTGCTGCCGCCGCCGACGGCCCGCCGCTGAACACCCCGGTCGCCACGCTCGACGCAGCCGTGCGCTGCCCCTCGCCCTTCCAGCACCCGGACCGTGAGCCCGTACTGCTGGTCCACGGCACCAGTTCGACCTACGACGAGAGCTGGGGCTGGGGCTACTTGCCGGCCTTGCGCAACGCGGGCTACGACGTCTGCGGCGTCACCCTGCCCAACAGGTCGATGGGCGACATCCAGAATTCCAGCGAGTACGTGGTCCACGCCATCGACAGGATTCAGGCTGCCACCGGGCGCAAGGTCGACGTCATCGGCCACAGTCAGGGCAACATGCAGATCCGCTGGGCGCTCAAGTGGTGGCCCGGTCTGCAGACCAAGGTCGACGACGCGGTCCTCCTCGCCAACCCCGGCCACGGAATCGGGGGCGGCAACCTCTTCTGCGCCATCCCGTGCGCGCCGGCGCTCCACCAGTTCAGCCTCGGCTCCCACTTCCTCGCCGCACTCAACACGGGGGACGAGACACCGGGCCCGGTCTCCTACACGAACCTCTACAGCTACACCGACGAAGCGATCGTGCCTGTCACGACCGCGCCTGTGAACGGTGCCAGGAACATATCGATGCAGAGCGTGTGCCCCGGTCGCATCGTCACCCACTTCGGCTTCCTGTACGACTCCGTCGTCTACCGGACGGTCGTGGACGCGCTGTCCCATTCCGGTACGGCCGAACCGGGCAGGCTGCCGTTCGGCAAGTGCCTCGACGTCAACCTCCCCGGTGTCTCGGTCGCCGAGGCGACGGCGGCCACCGCGGTCGCAGCCGCCAACATGAGCGCTGAACTCCTCAGCGCCTCGAAGGTCTGGGCCGAGCCGTCGCTGCGGTCCTACGCCACACCCTGA
- a CDS encoding class I adenylate-forming enzyme family protein, with amino-acid sequence MSRAWPKNMPLSLDYPDAGIDRIVAGAARAFPERTAVRDGKETLTFRELYDRALRVANGLRGRGIVPGDVIALHMPNSLWYVVAYYGAICAGATVAPVNPAQPAGILAEQLADVGATAVVTHPACAAALTEADAPGVRFVVHAPGTATAPAPPAAQDAARGAVPLTDLLTAEPLTGFTADPEQIAHLQLTGGTTGRSKAVRVLHRNVVANVLQVSCLRAAALPARDDEGGIVVRPVPEAVNAYALPVGEGATIAIAPLFHGMGLVTQTVNMILGQTTVMVAGFNPDAFLADVESHGVTAITGSPAMYYALLGSPSIGKHDFSRVLMVVSGAAPIDSTALHRLAGVFPNALVCEGYGLTEVSMGAVGAPPNPTVQTPVGSVGIAAFDTRVEIRSADGATVLDAGDTGEVWLHGPQVADGYHGEPGLTAEQFVDGWLRTGDMGRLDEHGHLFLVGRAKDMIIYKGYNVYPQPLEDILCSHPAVAQAAVVGAPSESAGEIPAAFVVLRAGAGPVDGLAEELMAYAAERVAPYQKVRSLQFVDSLPLTPTGKILKSELRDRLAVSGQSAR; translated from the coding sequence ATGAGCAGAGCGTGGCCGAAGAACATGCCCCTGTCCCTGGACTACCCGGACGCCGGCATCGACCGGATCGTGGCCGGCGCCGCCCGGGCCTTCCCCGAGCGGACAGCCGTGCGTGACGGCAAGGAGACGCTGACCTTTCGGGAGCTGTACGACCGGGCGCTGCGCGTGGCGAACGGCCTGCGTGGGCGCGGCATCGTCCCGGGCGATGTCATCGCCCTGCACATGCCCAACTCGCTCTGGTACGTCGTGGCGTACTACGGCGCGATCTGCGCCGGCGCGACGGTGGCGCCGGTGAATCCCGCTCAGCCGGCCGGCATCCTCGCCGAGCAGCTCGCGGACGTCGGCGCCACGGCAGTCGTCACGCACCCGGCCTGCGCCGCCGCGCTGACAGAAGCCGATGCGCCCGGCGTGCGGTTCGTGGTGCACGCGCCGGGCACCGCGACGGCCCCGGCCCCGCCCGCCGCGCAGGACGCCGCCCGGGGTGCCGTTCCCCTCACGGACCTGCTGACGGCCGAACCGCTCACCGGCTTCACCGCGGATCCCGAGCAGATCGCCCACCTGCAGCTGACCGGAGGAACCACCGGCCGGTCCAAGGCCGTACGGGTGCTGCATCGCAACGTGGTGGCCAACGTCCTTCAGGTGTCCTGTCTGCGTGCCGCGGCCCTCCCGGCGCGCGACGACGAGGGAGGCATCGTCGTGCGGCCCGTGCCCGAGGCGGTCAACGCCTACGCCCTGCCGGTCGGGGAAGGCGCCACGATCGCCATCGCCCCGCTGTTCCACGGAATGGGACTGGTCACCCAGACCGTCAACATGATCCTGGGGCAGACGACCGTCATGGTCGCCGGCTTCAACCCCGACGCGTTCCTGGCCGACGTCGAATCCCACGGGGTCACGGCGATCACCGGCTCCCCGGCGATGTACTACGCCCTGCTCGGTAGCCCGTCCATCGGCAAGCACGACTTCTCCCGCGTCCTGATGGTCGTCTCCGGAGCGGCGCCCATCGACAGCACGGCGCTGCACCGGCTCGCCGGAGTGTTCCCCAACGCGCTGGTCTGCGAAGGCTATGGACTCACCGAGGTCAGCATGGGCGCCGTGGGGGCGCCGCCCAATCCGACCGTCCAGACGCCGGTGGGCAGCGTCGGTATCGCAGCGTTCGACACCCGTGTCGAGATCCGCAGCGCGGACGGCGCCACCGTCCTGGACGCCGGGGACACCGGCGAGGTGTGGCTGCACGGCCCGCAGGTCGCCGACGGATACCACGGGGAACCCGGCCTGACGGCAGAGCAGTTCGTCGACGGCTGGCTGCGCACCGGCGACATGGGACGCCTCGACGAGCACGGTCATCTGTTCCTCGTCGGGCGCGCCAAGGACATGATCATCTACAAGGGGTACAACGTCTATCCGCAGCCGTTGGAGGACATCCTCTGCAGCCACCCGGCCGTGGCGCAGGCTGCGGTCGTAGGCGCGCCGAGCGAGAGCGCGGGGGAGATCCCGGCCGCCTTCGTCGTGCTGCGGGCCGGCGCCGGGCCGGTGGACGGGCTCGCCGAAGAACTCATGGCGTACGCCGCGGAGAGGGTCGCTCCCTACCAGAAGGTCCGCAGCCTGCAGTTCGTCGATTCCCTGCCGCTCACACCCACGGGCAAGATCCTCAAGAGCGAGCTGCGCGACCGCCTTGCCGTGTCAGGGCAGTCGGCCCGCTGA
- a CDS encoding acyl-CoA dehydrogenase family protein, protein MRRSVFTKDHEAFRTTIREFISDEVVPHYADWEKQGHVPRDLYRRLGELGIFGINVPEEYGGAGVTDFTYQAVLREECGRAGVGFGAESVHTCLVLPYLLEFGSEEQKRRWLPGFLSGETMTAIAMTEPGTGSDLAGIATRARLSDDGTHYLLDGAKTFITGGAQADLILVVCRTAAYDPANRRAGLSILCVDTASEGFAVGRKLDKIGLRAQDTAELSFTEVEVPVENLLGEEGAAFTYLTHNLVVERLGAAIGAYANAAGAIGFATRYVRERQVFGKPVAAFQNTKFVLAECAAEVEAAQSFVDRALVAHAAGELTPADAAKAKLFCTEVAGRVIDKCLQLHGGYGYMLEYPIARLYADTRVNRIYAGTSEVMKTIIAKDLGL, encoded by the coding sequence GTGCGTCGCAGCGTGTTCACCAAGGACCACGAGGCATTCCGGACGACCATCCGGGAGTTCATCTCCGACGAGGTGGTCCCCCACTACGCCGACTGGGAGAAGCAGGGGCACGTCCCGCGCGACCTGTACCGCAGGCTCGGCGAGCTGGGGATCTTCGGCATCAACGTGCCCGAGGAGTACGGCGGCGCGGGCGTCACCGACTTCACCTACCAGGCCGTGCTGCGCGAGGAGTGCGGGCGCGCGGGCGTCGGCTTCGGCGCCGAGTCGGTACACACCTGTCTGGTCCTGCCCTATCTGCTCGAATTCGGCAGCGAGGAGCAGAAGCGGCGCTGGCTGCCCGGCTTCCTCTCCGGCGAGACGATGACCGCCATCGCCATGACCGAGCCCGGCACCGGTTCCGACCTCGCCGGCATCGCCACCCGCGCCCGGCTCTCCGACGACGGGACCCACTACCTCCTCGACGGCGCCAAGACCTTCATCACCGGGGGTGCGCAGGCGGACCTGATCCTGGTCGTCTGCCGCACGGCCGCGTACGACCCCGCGAACCGGCGGGCCGGGCTGTCGATCCTGTGCGTGGACACGGCGTCCGAGGGCTTCGCCGTGGGGCGCAAGCTGGACAAGATCGGTCTGCGCGCGCAGGACACCGCCGAGTTGTCCTTCACGGAGGTCGAAGTCCCCGTGGAGAACCTCCTCGGTGAGGAGGGGGCGGCCTTCACCTACCTCACGCACAATCTCGTGGTGGAGCGCCTCGGCGCGGCCATCGGTGCCTACGCCAACGCGGCCGGGGCGATCGGCTTCGCCACCCGGTATGTGCGTGAGCGCCAGGTCTTCGGCAAGCCGGTCGCGGCCTTCCAGAACACCAAATTCGTGCTCGCCGAGTGCGCCGCCGAGGTCGAGGCCGCGCAGTCCTTCGTCGACCGCGCCCTCGTCGCACACGCGGCGGGTGAGCTGACTCCGGCCGACGCCGCCAAGGCCAAACTCTTCTGCACCGAGGTCGCGGGCCGGGTCATCGACAAATGCCTTCAGCTGCACGGCGGTTACGGCTACATGCTCGAGTATCCGATCGCCCGCCTCTACGCGGACACCCGCGTGAACCGGATCTACGCCGGGACCAGCGAGGTCATGAAGACGATCATCGCCAAGGACCTCGGGCTCTGA
- a CDS encoding thiolase family protein, which yields MRDAVIVDAVRTAVGKKGGSLSLLHSASLSAHVLKALAERTGLDPALVDDVIWGCASGVGMQAGCVGRASVLAAGWPETVPGLTVDRQCGSSQQAVHQAAAGVVSGQYDIAVAGGVEIMSRLPLGTTRGDGTFGEPFGPDVWDRYDGVRFNQGTGAQLIADEYGITRTEMDQHGLDSHARAAEATDEGRFKSQIAPITVTDEDGSTRVFDQDEGIRRGSTLEKLAGLKPAFREDGSITAGNASQVSDGTGALLVTTSEIARARGWTPMARIHTAVVTGTDPVTMLKGPIPATAKALRKAGLSIDDIGVYEINEAFASVSLAWLRETGADYERLNPNGGAMAIGHPIGGSGARIMTTLVHHMRDNGIRYGLQSMCEGGGMANATILELL from the coding sequence ATGCGCGACGCAGTCATCGTCGACGCCGTACGCACCGCTGTCGGCAAGAAGGGCGGCTCGCTCTCCCTGTTGCACTCCGCCTCCCTCTCCGCCCACGTCCTCAAGGCCCTCGCCGAGCGCACCGGTCTCGACCCCGCGCTCGTCGACGACGTGATCTGGGGATGTGCCTCCGGTGTCGGCATGCAGGCCGGCTGCGTCGGCCGTGCCTCGGTCCTGGCCGCCGGCTGGCCCGAGACCGTCCCCGGGCTGACCGTCGACCGTCAGTGCGGCTCGTCCCAGCAGGCCGTGCACCAGGCCGCCGCCGGTGTCGTCTCCGGCCAGTACGACATCGCCGTCGCCGGTGGGGTCGAGATCATGAGCAGGCTCCCGCTGGGCACCACCCGGGGTGACGGCACCTTCGGCGAGCCCTTCGGCCCGGACGTCTGGGACCGCTACGACGGCGTCCGCTTCAACCAGGGCACGGGCGCCCAGCTGATCGCCGACGAGTACGGCATCACCCGCACCGAGATGGACCAGCACGGCCTGGACTCCCACGCCCGCGCCGCCGAAGCCACCGACGAGGGCCGTTTCAAGAGCCAGATCGCCCCGATCACGGTCACTGACGAAGACGGCTCCACGCGCGTCTTCGACCAGGACGAGGGCATACGCCGCGGCTCCACTCTCGAGAAGCTCGCGGGCCTCAAGCCCGCCTTCCGCGAGGACGGCAGCATCACCGCCGGCAACGCTTCGCAGGTCTCCGACGGCACCGGCGCGCTCCTGGTCACGACCAGCGAGATTGCCAGGGCCCGGGGCTGGACCCCCATGGCCCGGATCCACACCGCGGTGGTCACCGGTACGGACCCGGTCACCATGCTCAAGGGACCCATCCCGGCCACGGCCAAGGCGCTGCGGAAGGCCGGACTGTCGATCGACGACATCGGCGTCTACGAGATCAACGAGGCGTTCGCGTCCGTCTCCCTGGCCTGGCTCCGCGAGACGGGTGCCGACTACGAACGTCTGAATCCCAACGGGGGTGCGATGGCCATCGGCCACCCCATCGGCGGTTCGGGCGCCCGCATCATGACGACTCTGGTCCACCACATGCGCGACAACGGCATCCGCTACGGCCTGCAGTCCATGTGCGAGGGCGGCGGCATGGCCAACGCCACCATCCTCGAACTCCTCTGA
- a CDS encoding acyl-CoA thioesterase, producing MPTLPVAPAPPRSDPRRPPGEDFFGGFLSLEQLDRDLFRGWCHDGIPLRAFGGQVAAQALTAAGRTVPEDRVVHSLHGYFLRAGDTAHPLVYSVERVRDGASYLSRRVTALQGGEIVFTLSASFKARERTADRQTTMPETPDPGALPDVYATWARNNPEDYARAEFRRVLEMRYVPGPAEPTPGLTEQKLWMRSVERLPDDPMLHACALAYASDLFLAPATALMTDRPRMVRTEPPSVFLTSLDHALWYHRPFRADEWMLFAQRSPTAGDGRGLAFADVWSLDGRLIAHVVQETVVRPSRTAGP from the coding sequence ATGCCCACCCTGCCCGTAGCACCCGCCCCGCCCCGGAGTGATCCGCGCCGGCCCCCGGGCGAGGACTTCTTCGGCGGATTCCTGAGCCTGGAGCAACTGGACCGCGACCTGTTCCGCGGCTGGTGCCACGACGGCATCCCGCTGCGCGCCTTCGGTGGCCAGGTGGCCGCCCAGGCACTCACGGCCGCGGGCCGGACCGTACCCGAGGACCGGGTCGTGCACTCGCTGCACGGCTACTTTCTGCGCGCGGGCGACACGGCGCACCCCCTGGTGTACTCCGTGGAGCGGGTACGGGACGGGGCGTCCTATCTGTCGCGCCGGGTCACCGCCCTCCAGGGCGGCGAGATCGTCTTCACCCTCTCCGCGTCCTTCAAGGCACGGGAACGGACCGCGGACCGCCAGACGACCATGCCGGAGACACCCGACCCGGGCGCTCTCCCCGACGTCTACGCGACCTGGGCGCGGAACAACCCGGAGGACTACGCCCGGGCCGAGTTCCGCAGGGTCCTGGAGATGCGCTACGTACCCGGCCCCGCCGAGCCCACGCCCGGGCTGACGGAGCAGAAGCTCTGGATGCGGTCGGTCGAACGGCTGCCCGACGACCCGATGCTGCATGCCTGCGCCCTGGCGTACGCCTCCGACCTGTTCCTCGCTCCTGCCACCGCGCTGATGACCGACCGGCCCCGGATGGTGCGCACCGAGCCGCCGTCCGTCTTCCTCACCTCCCTCGACCACGCCCTCTGGTACCACCGGCCCTTCCGCGCCGACGAGTGGATGCTCTTCGCCCAGCGCAGTCCCACCGCGGGGGACGGGCGCGGCCTCGCCTTCGCGGACGTATGGAGCCTCGACGGCAGGCTGATCGCCCATGTGGTGCAGGAGACCGTGGTGCGCCCGTCGCGGACGGCAGGCCCCTGA
- a CDS encoding crotonase/enoyl-CoA hydratase family protein, with amino-acid sequence MSDLVLTSFADGIAVVTINRPEARNAVNRAVADAVAEAIDELDARDDLVVGVITGAGGSFCAGADLKALAAGERSGIPGRGFCGITETPPAKPLIAAVEGYALGGGTELALACDMIVAAGTARFGLPETKRGLIAAGGGLVRLPRKIPYNVAMQYSLTGALLSAERAYELGMVNELTAQGGALEGALALAKEIAANGPLAVRASKGIVVESADWTAGEAWDRNRAACAPVFASADAKEGARAFAEKRAPVWGTG; translated from the coding sequence ATGTCCGATCTGGTCCTCACCTCGTTCGCGGACGGCATCGCCGTCGTGACGATCAACCGTCCCGAGGCCCGCAACGCCGTCAACCGCGCGGTGGCTGACGCCGTTGCCGAGGCCATCGACGAACTCGACGCCCGCGACGACCTCGTCGTCGGCGTGATCACCGGCGCCGGCGGCAGCTTCTGCGCCGGCGCGGACCTCAAGGCGCTGGCCGCCGGAGAACGCTCCGGCATCCCCGGCCGCGGCTTCTGCGGGATCACCGAGACCCCGCCGGCCAAACCGCTGATCGCGGCGGTCGAGGGGTACGCGCTCGGCGGCGGCACGGAACTGGCGCTGGCCTGCGACATGATCGTCGCCGCGGGGACGGCGAGATTCGGCCTCCCCGAGACCAAGCGCGGCCTGATCGCGGCCGGCGGCGGCCTGGTGCGCCTGCCCCGGAAGATCCCGTACAACGTGGCCATGCAGTACTCGCTGACAGGCGCCCTCCTGAGTGCCGAACGCGCCTACGAGCTCGGCATGGTCAATGAACTGACCGCGCAGGGCGGGGCGCTGGAGGGGGCCCTGGCCCTCGCGAAGGAGATCGCCGCCAACGGCCCGCTGGCGGTGCGCGCCAGCAAGGGGATCGTGGTGGAGTCGGCCGACTGGACGGCCGGGGAGGCCTGGGACCGCAACCGTGCCGCCTGCGCCCCTGTCTTCGCGTCGGCGGACGCCAAGGAGGGCGCGCGTGCGTTCGCCGAGAAGCGGGCTCCCGTCTGGGGCACCGGCTGA
- a CDS encoding class I adenylate-forming enzyme family protein produces the protein MTTTWPTGMPRTLDYPDGTVADLLAGSAHAYPDRAALVDGEVRLTFAELHERALRVAQGLRERGIVPGEAVAVHMPNSIWFTVSYYGILLAGAAVVPVNPTQPPLALRRQLDDSGAVAVVTHPSVAAQMSEALQGSPTVRLASLAGATAAAPAPAGAPVPLPVTTVAFDDLMKAEAAPATAVDGDAVAHLAFTGGTTGVPKAVMVLHRNLIRNVLQVACWRSAAVPSTDAQGRIILRHVPEARTEHHIPIGTATGVSIAPLFHGMGMVSQSIFAAAGLTMVVFGRFDAVRYLDTVEELGVHAITGSPALCHAILAVPAVRERDLSCVRLVSSGSAPINPAATAELAEVFPRAIVSDGYGLTEATMGVAISPLDRAMPRPEGAIGLALFDTSLEIRELDGVTALAPGEKGEVWVRGPQVTAGYLGHPELTAGQYVDGWLRTGDLGTLDEQGWLSLVGRAKDMLIYKGYNVYPGPLENILREHPAVAQASVVGRPHPEHGEIPVAFVSVKAGTDAADPAATADELMAYVAARVAPYQRIRDVVIVDELPLSATGKILKTELRRRATDS, from the coding sequence ATGACGACCACCTGGCCCACAGGTATGCCCCGCACCCTCGACTACCCCGACGGCACGGTCGCGGATCTGCTCGCAGGTTCCGCCCACGCCTACCCCGACCGCGCCGCGCTGGTGGACGGCGAGGTGCGGCTGACCTTCGCGGAGCTGCACGAGCGCGCTCTGCGCGTGGCCCAGGGGCTGCGTGAGCGGGGCATCGTCCCGGGCGAAGCCGTCGCCGTCCATATGCCCAACTCGATCTGGTTCACGGTCTCGTACTACGGAATCCTGTTGGCCGGCGCCGCCGTGGTCCCGGTCAACCCCACGCAGCCGCCCCTCGCCCTGCGCCGCCAGCTCGACGACTCCGGCGCGGTCGCGGTCGTCACCCACCCTTCGGTCGCGGCGCAGATGTCGGAGGCACTCCAGGGTTCCCCGACGGTCCGACTCGCTTCCCTCGCGGGGGCGACGGCGGCAGCCCCGGCTCCCGCCGGCGCACCGGTCCCCCTGCCGGTCACCACGGTCGCGTTCGACGATCTGATGAAGGCCGAGGCGGCGCCGGCGACCGCGGTGGACGGTGACGCGGTCGCGCATCTCGCGTTCACCGGCGGCACCACAGGCGTGCCGAAGGCCGTCATGGTGCTGCACCGCAACCTGATCAGGAATGTGCTCCAGGTGGCGTGCTGGCGCAGCGCCGCCGTCCCGTCCACGGACGCGCAGGGCCGCATCATTCTGCGTCATGTGCCCGAGGCGAGGACCGAACACCACATCCCGATCGGCACCGCCACCGGTGTCTCCATCGCCCCCCTGTTCCACGGCATGGGCATGGTCAGCCAGAGCATCTTCGCCGCCGCCGGGCTCACGATGGTCGTGTTCGGCCGCTTCGACGCGGTCCGCTACCTGGACACCGTCGAGGAGCTGGGCGTCCACGCCATCACGGGCTCCCCGGCCCTGTGCCACGCCATCCTCGCCGTACCGGCTGTGCGCGAACGCGACCTGTCGTGCGTGCGCCTGGTCAGCAGCGGCTCGGCGCCCATCAACCCGGCGGCGACCGCGGAACTCGCCGAGGTCTTCCCCCGCGCGATCGTCAGTGACGGCTACGGCCTGACGGAGGCCACCATGGGCGTCGCCATCAGCCCGCTGGACCGTGCGATGCCGCGTCCTGAGGGCGCCATCGGTCTGGCCCTGTTCGACACATCGCTCGAGATCCGTGAACTGGACGGCGTCACCGCACTGGCCCCCGGTGAGAAGGGTGAGGTCTGGGTCCGGGGCCCGCAGGTCACGGCCGGCTACCTCGGCCACCCCGAACTCACCGCGGGGCAGTACGTCGACGGCTGGCTGCGTACGGGCGACCTCGGCACACTCGACGAGCAGGGCTGGCTGTCGTTGGTCGGCCGGGCGAAGGACATGCTGATCTACAAGGGGTACAACGTGTATCCCGGCCCGCTGGAGAACATCCTTCGCGAGCACCCGGCGGTCGCCCAGGCGTCCGTCGTGGGCCGGCCGCACCCCGAGCACGGCGAGATCCCGGTCGCCTTCGTCTCCGTGAAGGCCGGAACGGACGCTGCGGATCCCGCAGCGACCGCCGACGAGCTGATGGCGTACGTCGCTGCGCGTGTCGCCCCGTACCAGCGGATCCGCGATGTGGTGATCGTGGACGAGCTGCCGCTCTCGGCGACGGGAAAGATCCTCAAGACGGAGCTGCGCAGGCGGGCGACCGACTCCTGA